A single window of Flavobacteriales bacterium DNA harbors:
- the pdxH gene encoding pyridoxamine 5'-phosphate oxidase → MSLEEVRNYINHIRREMAGKPLSREDLDANPLEQFAKWMEEAVNAQILDPYAMCLSTVNANGHPSSRIVYWRDVDHNGFVFYTNYNSRKGMEIAANPYVALNFHWTELDRQIRIEGPIHKVSLEMSDKYWASRPRESRIGAWASAQSSIVSSPDQLQQSVKELHERFGDGEIPRPPYWGGYVVEPERIEFWQGRPSRLHDRFVYLKSGEEDWSMEQLSP, encoded by the coding sequence ATGTCCCTCGAAGAAGTACGTAATTACATCAATCACATCAGGCGCGAAATGGCAGGAAAACCATTATCGCGAGAAGACCTGGACGCAAATCCACTGGAGCAGTTTGCCAAGTGGATGGAAGAAGCCGTGAACGCGCAGATCTTGGATCCGTATGCCATGTGTCTCAGTACCGTGAATGCCAACGGTCATCCGTCATCGCGCATCGTGTACTGGCGCGATGTGGATCACAACGGATTCGTGTTCTACACCAACTACAATAGCCGAAAAGGAATGGAGATCGCTGCCAACCCGTACGTGGCACTCAACTTCCATTGGACGGAGCTGGACCGACAGATCCGTATTGAAGGGCCGATACACAAGGTCTCACTGGAAATGTCGGACAAATACTGGGCTTCGCGGCCGCGAGAAAGCCGCATCGGGGCTTGGGCATCTGCACAGAGCAGTATTGTCTCCAGCCCAGATCAGCTACAGCAGTCCGTGAAGGAATTGCACGAACGATTCGGTGATGGTGAAATTCCGCGGCCACCCTATTGGGGCGGTTACGTGGTGGAACCTGAACGTATCGAGTTCTGGCAAGGTCGGCCAAGCCGCTTGCACGACCGTTTTGTGTACCTGAAAAGCGGGGAAGAAGATTGGTCGATGGAGCAATTGTCACCCTGA
- a CDS encoding 2-aminoethylphosphonate--pyruvate transaminase, with protein MKDKLLFTPGPLTTSMTVKQAMLRDLGSRDFEFIQLVKDIRNELLELGNVSQEKGYECVIMQGSGTFGVESMISSALAKDGHLLVLVNGAYGERICKMAEVHGIKLDALTYDEDQSPSVEELDAFLTNNPSVTHVAVVHCETTTGIFNPIKDYGTVVEKHGKRYMVDAMSSFGAVPVDLAECNIDFLVSSSNKCIEGVPGFSFALVKRDALQECEGRARSLSLDLYAQWKGLENNGQFRFTPPTHSLLAYGQAIKELLEEGGVEARSARYQKNYQTLVNGMRSMGFTEYLPAEKQGYIITTFNHPESKNFDFNTFYSILNERGFAIYPGKLTKADCFRIGNIGRISTEDVEALLNAIAEAKAEMNF; from the coding sequence TTGAAAGACAAACTGCTTTTTACACCTGGCCCGCTCACCACTTCCATGACCGTGAAACAGGCCATGCTCCGCGATCTTGGCTCGCGCGATTTCGAGTTCATTCAACTCGTAAAGGACATCCGCAATGAGCTCCTGGAACTCGGAAATGTGAGTCAGGAAAAAGGCTACGAGTGTGTGATCATGCAGGGTTCTGGAACGTTTGGTGTGGAAAGCATGATCTCTTCCGCCTTGGCGAAGGATGGTCATTTGCTCGTGTTGGTGAATGGTGCGTATGGAGAACGCATCTGCAAAATGGCGGAGGTTCATGGCATCAAGCTCGATGCGTTGACCTACGATGAAGACCAATCGCCTTCGGTAGAAGAATTGGACGCCTTCCTCACCAACAACCCAAGCGTAACGCATGTGGCCGTGGTGCATTGCGAAACCACCACAGGTATTTTCAACCCGATAAAGGATTACGGTACCGTAGTCGAAAAGCACGGAAAACGCTACATGGTCGATGCCATGAGCAGTTTCGGTGCCGTGCCTGTTGACTTAGCCGAATGCAACATCGATTTCCTTGTTTCGAGCAGCAACAAGTGTATTGAAGGTGTGCCTGGGTTCAGTTTTGCGTTGGTAAAACGCGATGCCTTGCAGGAATGTGAAGGCCGCGCCCGTTCACTCAGCCTCGATCTTTACGCACAATGGAAAGGCCTGGAGAACAACGGACAGTTCCGTTTTACGCCTCCGACACATTCGCTTTTGGCTTACGGTCAGGCTATTAAAGAATTGCTGGAAGAAGGCGGTGTGGAAGCTCGTTCTGCGCGCTACCAGAAGAACTACCAAACGTTGGTAAACGGTATGCGCAGCATGGGTTTTACCGAATATCTGCCTGCCGAAAAACAAGGCTACATCATCACCACGTTCAACCATCCTGAAAGCAAGAACTTCGATTTCAATACGTTCTACAGCATACTGAACGAACGAGGTTTTGCCATCTATCCGGGCAAACTCACCAAAGCCGATTGCTTCCGCATCGGTAACATTGGTCGCATTTCTACGGAAGATGTGGAAGCTTTGCTTAATGCCATTGCTGAGGCAAAAGCTGAGATGAATTTCTAA